Proteins from a genomic interval of Aureibacillus halotolerans:
- a CDS encoding TraB/GumN family protein, with product MDLNDTRNINMANKLDEILQNDSGQTYFVMVGAAHVVVQPSIPSGLEEKGYEVERVL from the coding sequence ATTGACTTAAATGACACTCGAAATATCAATATGGCAAACAAGCTTGACGAGATTCTGCAAAACGATAGTGGTCAGACCTATTTTGTTATGGTCGGTGCGGCCCACGTTGTGGTGCAACCAAGTATTCCAAGTGGACTTGAGGAAAAAGGATACGAGGTTGAGCGAGTTTTATAA
- a CDS encoding cytidine deaminase, which translates to MTIEQQLYEEAVRLIETRYPTGWGGAAAMCTTAGEVLTSVAPEVINASTELCIETGAILEAHKRNTEVTHSICVVRDDEHAAFKVLTPCGVCQERLFYWGPTVKVAVTSEESAIVFKTLEEVQPYHWFNAYREDK; encoded by the coding sequence ATGACTATTGAACAGCAGTTGTACGAAGAAGCGGTGCGACTCATCGAAACACGTTATCCGACTGGTTGGGGAGGTGCCGCAGCCATGTGTACGACGGCAGGTGAGGTGCTCACAAGCGTTGCCCCTGAGGTAATCAACGCATCCACTGAGCTTTGTATTGAGACTGGAGCCATTTTAGAAGCACACAAACGCAATACAGAAGTTACGCACTCCATCTGTGTCGTGCGCGATGATGAACACGCGGCCTTTAAGGTGTTGACTCCCTGTGGTGTTTGCCAAGAACGCCTTTTTTACTGGGGACCCACCGTTAAAGTCGCCGTCACATCAGAAGAATCCGCAATTGTTTTTAAAACGCTAGAAGAAGTTCAGCCATACCATTGGTTTAACGCATACAGAGAGGATAAATAA
- a CDS encoding ferritin family protein — protein MYDQRPTTSLSDEIAKAINGEYSAIVCYKKLASLTQDETIRKRINEIRQDEKKHFHAFSQIYMSLTGTQPSPQLTEQCPSTYEEGLRFAFTDEQETVDTYLDIADKTTIPYIKQTFTRAAADEQNHAVWFLSFLQQLR, from the coding sequence ATGTATGATCAGCGACCAACGACGTCACTGAGTGATGAGATTGCCAAAGCGATTAACGGAGAATACAGTGCGATTGTTTGCTACAAAAAGCTGGCGTCCTTGACGCAGGACGAGACCATCCGTAAGAGAATCAATGAAATCCGCCAAGACGAAAAAAAGCATTTTCATGCCTTCTCGCAGATTTATATGTCTCTTACAGGAACGCAACCCTCCCCTCAGCTAACTGAACAATGCCCTTCGACGTATGAAGAAGGTCTGCGATTTGCGTTTACAGACGAGCAGGAGACTGTTGATACCTACTTAGACATTGCCGACAAAACGACGATTCCGTACATCAAACAAACGTTTACAAGAGCCGCTGCAGACGAGCAAAACCATGCCGTTTGGTTTTTGTCCTTTCTCCAGCAGCTTCGCTAG
- a CDS encoding response regulator transcription factor, which translates to MTKLLIIEDDEVISEVQKDYLEASGYEVDIATNGTDGVKMALEGAYDLLLLDLMLPGMDGYQICEAVREAKDIPILMISAKTEEIDKIRGFRLGADDYIVKPFSVGELVARVKAHLARFNRLTSGAAASSSQKELLQLGALRIDQPPRKVFVHDKEVTLTTKEYDLLLYLASHPNRVFSKEDLFERIWGLDSFGELPTVTVHVSRLREKIEPNPAHPQWIETVWGVGYRFKV; encoded by the coding sequence ATGACGAAGCTATTGATCATTGAGGATGATGAGGTCATTTCTGAGGTGCAAAAGGATTACTTAGAGGCGAGTGGGTACGAAGTGGACATCGCTACCAACGGCACGGATGGCGTGAAAATGGCGCTTGAAGGAGCCTATGATTTGCTGTTGCTTGATCTTATGCTTCCAGGAATGGATGGATATCAAATTTGCGAAGCCGTGAGAGAGGCAAAGGACATCCCGATTTTAATGATTTCCGCCAAAACAGAAGAAATTGATAAAATCCGTGGCTTTCGTTTAGGGGCTGACGATTATATCGTCAAGCCGTTCAGCGTCGGAGAACTTGTTGCCCGCGTAAAGGCACATTTGGCACGCTTCAATCGGTTGACGTCAGGCGCAGCCGCCTCATCGAGCCAAAAAGAACTGCTTCAACTTGGCGCTTTGCGTATTGATCAGCCTCCACGGAAGGTGTTCGTCCATGACAAAGAGGTCACACTCACGACAAAAGAGTACGACCTGCTGCTCTACCTCGCCTCTCACCCGAATCGTGTGTTTTCTAAGGAAGACTTGTTCGAGCGCATTTGGGGGCTTGATTCCTTTGGAGAATTACCTACTGTGACTGTCCATGTAAGTCGTCTTCGTGAAAAAATAGAGCCGAATCCTGCTCACCCGCAATGGATTGAAACAGTATGGGGTGTTGGGTATCGCTTTAAAGTCTAG
- a CDS encoding sensor histidine kinase, which yields MSIRKKLLLSYIAMIVVPIVVFAGTGAILVSLVINNQIGPATVGILGDVKSMKEFRANLVQLSEWEGGLKFIAEHEPQRLEDESYLREIEETLTTLEMAIVVEKNAAPVYVSPWFGSGYTSNELMQALHEGGEGWNDNELELGGNLYSADKKEFIAQDGSDATLYVIQEDRISDTARWLFFAVLAFVVLVVAGTNGFLTFLVSRSIIKPLHQLKAAAEEIKDGNLDYELAPRKKDEIGKVGESFEEMRLRLKASIQAELQAEENRKQLLANISHDLKTPITAIIACTEGLRDGIASSEEKRQQYIGMIYGKATHMDGLIEELFLYSKLDLKRLPFYFEELDLNAFLEAYVKELGHHPQYQNVQLTYEGPAHAVLVEADREKLGRILNNITSNSVKHLDKAEKTIHFSLQEHQQNQEVEITVSDNGRGIGKEALPLIFDRFYRTDASRSTDTGGSGLGLAIVKQMVEAHGGMVEARSVQGEGTSIHFTLITGTKEKGERHDEAIDH from the coding sequence ATGTCCATTCGAAAAAAACTACTGCTCTCTTATATTGCAATGATCGTTGTCCCTATCGTTGTGTTTGCAGGAACAGGGGCAATACTTGTTTCGCTCGTAATCAATAACCAAATTGGACCTGCCACAGTAGGCATACTAGGCGATGTGAAAAGCATGAAGGAATTCCGTGCCAATTTGGTGCAGCTCTCTGAATGGGAAGGCGGTTTAAAATTTATCGCGGAGCATGAACCGCAGCGTCTGGAGGATGAAAGCTATCTTCGCGAGATAGAAGAGACGTTAACAACGTTAGAGATGGCGATTGTCGTTGAGAAAAACGCAGCGCCTGTTTACGTGTCCCCGTGGTTTGGATCAGGTTATACGAGCAACGAGCTTATGCAAGCCCTTCATGAGGGAGGAGAAGGGTGGAACGACAACGAGCTGGAGCTTGGTGGCAATCTGTATTCTGCGGACAAGAAAGAATTTATTGCTCAGGATGGGAGCGATGCCACGCTGTATGTCATTCAGGAGGATCGTATTTCAGATACCGCTCGCTGGCTGTTTTTCGCTGTGCTAGCGTTTGTCGTTCTCGTCGTGGCAGGGACAAATGGATTTCTCACCTTTCTCGTCTCGCGCAGCATTATTAAGCCGTTACATCAACTGAAGGCGGCTGCAGAAGAAATTAAGGATGGAAACCTTGACTATGAGCTAGCACCGAGAAAGAAAGATGAAATTGGCAAAGTCGGAGAATCCTTTGAAGAAATGCGGCTTCGTTTAAAAGCTTCTATTCAAGCGGAGCTTCAGGCAGAAGAAAATCGTAAGCAGCTCTTGGCGAACATTTCTCATGACCTAAAAACCCCGATTACAGCCATCATTGCTTGTACGGAGGGGCTGCGTGACGGCATTGCTAGTTCTGAGGAGAAGAGACAGCAGTACATTGGCATGATTTACGGCAAAGCGACCCATATGGATGGGCTTATTGAAGAGCTGTTCTTGTACTCTAAGCTTGATTTAAAGCGACTTCCGTTTTATTTTGAAGAGCTGGACTTGAATGCCTTTCTCGAGGCATACGTTAAAGAGCTTGGTCATCATCCACAATACCAGAACGTTCAGCTGACCTATGAAGGGCCTGCCCATGCGGTGCTTGTCGAGGCAGATCGTGAAAAGCTTGGCCGTATTCTGAATAACATCACGAGCAATAGCGTGAAGCATCTGGATAAGGCCGAGAAAACCATCCATTTCTCTTTACAGGAACATCAGCAGAATCAAGAGGTGGAGATCACGGTGTCTGATAATGGCCGTGGCATCGGAAAAGAAGCACTACCACTCATTTTCGATCGCTTTTATCGCACGGATGCGTCGAGAAGCACGGACACAGGCGGAAGTGGCTTGGGCTTGGCAATTGTGAAGCAAATGGTTGAAGCACATGGGGGAATGGTTGAGGCGAGAAGCGTTCAAGGTGAAGGAACAAGCATTCACTTTACGTTAATAACGGGGACAAAGGAAAAAGGTGAACGCCATGACGAAGCTATTGATCATTGA
- a CDS encoding ABC transporter permease, which yields MTSFKNAVYNEIDKWWLQRKNRWLLLCASLLPLLLAWAVGLAQSNAGIAVVVSGDLPYTMLAILTTVVLPFFLLVTAIDAFTGESVKRTMKLELLQPVTRPKLFTAKVVLLGFVSAVVLLVSWVSSLIAGLFLPGEWSVGTLESLSAFATAFFPMLILGILTVFVVQWFKTATTAFVVCVLLYAALKGLPLIWPTVAVWSPLSYTDVSSLTAITSFAFLVAYGILGFTTGMHRFVGKSW from the coding sequence ATGACGAGCTTCAAAAACGCTGTCTACAACGAAATTGACAAGTGGTGGCTGCAACGCAAAAACCGCTGGCTGCTGCTCTGCGCCTCCCTTTTGCCGTTACTGCTTGCTTGGGCAGTAGGGCTCGCGCAAAGCAATGCGGGCATTGCTGTTGTAGTGAGTGGTGACCTGCCTTATACAATGCTGGCCATTTTGACGACAGTGGTACTGCCATTCTTTTTGCTCGTTACGGCGATTGATGCTTTCACCGGAGAAAGCGTCAAGCGTACGATGAAGCTCGAACTGCTTCAGCCTGTGACGAGACCGAAATTGTTTACGGCCAAAGTCGTCCTCCTCGGGTTTGTTTCTGCCGTTGTCTTGCTCGTGTCTTGGGTGTCCTCTCTCATCGCTGGTCTTTTTCTACCTGGCGAATGGAGCGTAGGCACTTTAGAAAGCCTAAGTGCTTTCGCTACTGCCTTTTTCCCGATGCTCATCCTAGGCATTCTCACCGTGTTTGTCGTGCAATGGTTCAAAACCGCAACGACGGCTTTTGTCGTCTGTGTGCTGCTATACGCTGCCCTTAAAGGCTTGCCTTTGATTTGGCCAACCGTTGCTGTATGGTCCCCGTTGTCGTACACCGATGTGTCGTCCCTTACGGCAATCACGAGCTTCGCCTTTTTGGTAGCATACGGTATACTTGGGTTTACAACTGGCATGCATCGCTTTGTCGGAAAATCATGGTAA
- a CDS encoding ABC transporter ATP-binding protein codes for MMQRQEAELTTSVVAPSLSAVELTNVSYAYKKGGRGIHNIHLTVGKGEVFGLFGPNGSGKTTLLKAMTGLCKIDEGEISLLGHDLENDFERAMEGVGCVVEQADAYMYMNAYQNLKIAARYKQDVSAARIHEVLDQVGLSAYKKERVSRYSLGMKQRLALGRALLHNPQLVLLDEPTNGLDVEGITLVRQLITELSQEHGVTFIISSHLLGEMERLCTHVGFMKDGMLLQAGPVNNLQGKQHTFEELYAQAITSGGAGQ; via the coding sequence ATGATGCAACGGCAAGAGGCAGAGCTGACGACAAGTGTCGTAGCTCCCTCGCTTTCCGCAGTGGAGCTGACCAACGTATCCTATGCCTATAAAAAAGGTGGCAGAGGGATTCATAACATCCATTTGACAGTAGGGAAGGGAGAGGTTTTTGGTCTCTTTGGACCAAACGGGTCTGGGAAAACGACATTGCTAAAGGCGATGACTGGGCTATGTAAGATTGATGAAGGGGAAATCTCCTTGCTTGGTCACGATTTGGAGAACGACTTTGAAAGAGCGATGGAAGGTGTCGGCTGTGTCGTGGAGCAGGCGGACGCTTATATGTACATGAATGCGTATCAAAATTTGAAAATCGCTGCACGCTATAAGCAAGACGTGTCGGCCGCTCGCATTCACGAGGTTCTTGATCAAGTGGGCTTGAGTGCTTATAAAAAAGAACGGGTCAGTCGCTACTCGCTTGGGATGAAGCAACGTTTAGCGCTTGGAAGAGCTCTTTTGCATAACCCACAGCTTGTCCTGCTTGATGAACCTACCAATGGGCTTGACGTTGAAGGAATTACCCTTGTACGGCAGTTGATTACGGAATTGTCCCAGGAACATGGGGTCACCTTCATCATCTCAAGCCACCTTTTAGGTGAAATGGAACGGCTGTGCACCCATGTTGGGTTTATGAAGGATGGAATGCTGCTACAGGCAGGTCCAGTCAATAACCTGCAGGGAAAGCAGCATACCTTTGAAGAACTCTACGCGCAAGCAATCACATCAGGAGGTGCAGGACAATGA
- a CDS encoding GNAT family N-acetyltransferase: MQIRPYQKEDEQGWLRCRVVSFLNTAYYDNVLREKETYANDSIELVAVENNHLIGLIDVEIESEQRTICTRDHGLGGMIWHLAVHPDHQRKGIARKLLQKAEDRAKEKGLRYVEAWTRDDAPVLNWYQTNGFTHFHSYLHVYVDRKEEVSSPIDGLHVLQAFGHYYGDEGVKIKALFERVHECNGLEKLL; this comes from the coding sequence ATGCAAATACGACCGTATCAAAAGGAAGATGAACAAGGGTGGCTGCGTTGTCGGGTAGTATCCTTTTTAAATACGGCCTATTATGACAACGTGCTCCGCGAAAAAGAAACATACGCCAATGACTCCATTGAGCTTGTGGCCGTGGAGAACAATCATTTGATTGGTCTGATCGACGTTGAGATAGAGTCGGAGCAACGAACTATCTGTACTCGTGATCACGGTCTTGGAGGCATGATCTGGCATCTCGCCGTTCATCCAGACCATCAACGTAAGGGCATTGCGCGGAAATTGCTGCAGAAGGCAGAGGATCGCGCTAAAGAAAAGGGTCTTCGATATGTAGAAGCATGGACGCGAGATGATGCGCCTGTGCTGAACTGGTATCAAACTAACGGCTTCACCCACTTTCATTCCTACCTACACGTATACGTGGATCGCAAGGAGGAGGTGAGCTCTCCTATTGACGGACTGCATGTGCTGCAGGCGTTTGGCCATTACTACGGAGATGAGGGAGTGAAGATAAAGGCATTGTTCGAACGTGTTCATGAGTGCAATGGACTTGAGAAGCTACTGTAG
- a CDS encoding DUF4440 domain-containing protein produces the protein MHDETKLSHHIRSHEEALLTNAIRTSPEGLSALLADEFFEFGSYGRIWTKADFLVDGGIGERTIDLNDFSIRKLADDVVLATYRIHDKTTHKHSLRSSIWKHNHDEWQMVFHQGTSTTTE, from the coding sequence ATGCATGACGAAACAAAGTTGTCCCACCATATACGCTCCCATGAGGAAGCATTGCTTACCAATGCCATTCGCACCTCACCTGAAGGACTTTCTGCTCTCCTTGCCGACGAATTTTTTGAATTCGGCAGTTACGGGCGGATATGGACAAAAGCCGATTTCCTCGTTGATGGAGGTATCGGCGAAAGAACCATTGATCTAAACGATTTTTCCATTCGGAAGCTGGCGGATGACGTCGTGCTCGCCACCTATCGCATTCATGATAAGACAACGCACAAACATTCGTTACGCAGCTCCATTTGGAAGCATAACCACGACGAATGGCAGATGGTGTTCCATCAGGGGACGTCAACTACGACGGAATAG
- a CDS encoding GNAT family N-acetyltransferase yields MTLPITQQLAERVERAEMNTLLSRLKGIQKREGNPMRVQMHRFGEAMLFLTPGIPGGGFNKLMGLRNEAMPYLDMILAEFDDANMPYRIDVVPGMLQTESFQTLSKRGLHHLSFHGALVGACKKPVHTTEDVEVRQLARDDFQLYAELYGMSFSMPAFLYEAIAENNVILYDEPGWSFYLATMDGAPAGIASMHVHDDVATLAAAGTLPDYRGRGVHKALLHARMEQAVSQGCELLVGQATFASASQRNMQRCGMQLAYTKAVWGPIPS; encoded by the coding sequence ATGACACTTCCAATCACTCAACAGCTGGCAGAACGAGTGGAGCGAGCTGAAATGAATACGCTTTTATCGCGATTGAAAGGGATTCAAAAGCGGGAAGGCAACCCGATGCGAGTGCAAATGCACAGGTTTGGGGAGGCCATGCTTTTTCTCACACCCGGTATTCCAGGAGGAGGCTTCAATAAGCTCATGGGGTTGCGGAATGAGGCCATGCCTTATTTAGACATGATACTCGCGGAATTTGATGACGCTAATATGCCTTATCGAATTGATGTCGTTCCTGGAATGCTTCAAACGGAATCATTTCAGACACTCTCGAAGCGCGGACTGCATCACCTCAGTTTTCATGGTGCGCTGGTGGGAGCATGTAAAAAACCAGTGCATACGACAGAAGATGTAGAGGTCAGGCAATTAGCAAGGGATGATTTCCAACTTTACGCTGAACTGTACGGAATGTCGTTTTCAATGCCTGCGTTTCTTTACGAAGCCATCGCTGAGAATAATGTCATTTTATACGATGAGCCAGGCTGGTCGTTTTACCTTGCCACTATGGATGGAGCGCCTGCTGGAATCGCCTCGATGCACGTTCATGACGATGTAGCGACGCTCGCTGCGGCGGGAACACTTCCAGACTATCGAGGTCGTGGTGTACACAAAGCCCTCTTGCATGCACGGATGGAACAAGCGGTGTCACAGGGATGTGAACTGCTCGTTGGACAAGCCACCTTTGCCAGTGCGAGCCAACGCAACATGCAGCGCTGTGGCATGCAGTTGGCCTATACAAAAGCGGTATGGGGGCCTATTCCGTCGTAG
- a CDS encoding ATP-binding protein, with product MDKRIVIMTVGKTHSGKTTFARALEKRLTNVTVIDQDVHAAFLLENYASMLPKRGPNRLKYALTQTIVDYAIKETDHHLILCNANLRRQARSELLERFHKNGFVRVLVHFDWPDDVLKQRITNSHRRKDILRTASSFKEVLQFQDGTVELPHTKEADVLFTIKEHEDMNEMLLRICQLAQEGS from the coding sequence ATGGACAAGCGAATAGTGATCATGACGGTAGGGAAAACGCATAGCGGTAAAACAACATTTGCTAGAGCATTGGAAAAAAGGCTAACCAACGTTACAGTGATTGATCAGGATGTTCATGCTGCATTTCTGCTTGAAAACTATGCATCGATGCTTCCTAAACGAGGACCAAATCGATTAAAGTATGCGCTCACACAAACCATTGTTGATTATGCAATAAAAGAAACAGACCACCATTTAATTCTTTGTAATGCAAACCTTAGACGTCAGGCACGCAGTGAACTCCTTGAACGCTTTCATAAGAACGGATTTGTACGCGTACTCGTCCATTTTGATTGGCCTGATGATGTGTTAAAGCAACGAATCACCAATAGCCATCGAAGAAAGGATATTCTACGAACAGCCTCATCCTTTAAAGAAGTGCTTCAATTTCAAGACGGAACAGTAGAGCTTCCTCACACAAAGGAAGCTGACGTTTTGTTTACAATAAAAGAGCATGAAGACATGAATGAAATGTTGCTACGCATCTGCCAATTGGCACAGGAAGGATCATAA
- a CDS encoding sulfatase family protein has protein sequence MRPNILWICTDQQRFDTLGCYGNEFVKTPNIDRLAEKGVLFEKCYSQSPVCTPSRASFLTGRYPQTNCCRQNGQAIPKNEVLVTKILADAGYTCGLSGKLHLSPCHPSVAPVIEPRIDDGYAQFHWSHHPGPDWPTNEYTQWLRAKGQSYKPQPMKECRHVSYGPDAEHHQTTWCAEKAVQFFEDNQNEERPWLFSVNMFDPHHPFDPPQQYMKRYLERLEDIPLPNFTEGELGNKPVYQRTDHEGAYGMKGHLASSEMDEKDHRMLRAAYWAMIDLIDEQVGRMIDSLEETGQLENTIIIFMSDHGELLGDHGIYLKGPHFYEPSIRVPFIMSWPEKIRGNQRIDRFVELIDLAPTLLEAAGEPVYEGMQGQSLWDVLVKEDADYNYRDDVYCEHYNANFKHGTNVAYATMLRTEKYKLVVYHGETTGELYHLDADPNETINVWHQPEHQTIKLSLYQRLCDRMAQTADPLPIRQSPW, from the coding sequence GTGAGACCAAATATTCTATGGATATGTACCGATCAGCAGCGGTTTGATACGCTGGGATGCTATGGAAATGAGTTTGTGAAAACACCTAATATCGATCGGTTGGCGGAAAAAGGTGTGCTTTTTGAAAAGTGTTACAGTCAGAGTCCTGTGTGTACGCCGAGCCGGGCGAGTTTTCTAACGGGGAGGTATCCGCAAACGAATTGTTGTCGGCAAAATGGTCAGGCGATTCCGAAAAATGAGGTGTTGGTGACGAAAATCCTTGCGGATGCTGGGTATACGTGTGGCTTATCGGGGAAACTGCATCTTTCGCCGTGCCACCCGTCCGTGGCTCCGGTTATTGAACCGAGGATAGATGATGGGTATGCACAGTTTCACTGGTCCCATCACCCGGGACCGGATTGGCCAACAAATGAATATACACAATGGTTGCGGGCAAAAGGGCAGTCGTATAAGCCACAGCCGATGAAAGAATGCCGACATGTTTCGTACGGACCTGACGCTGAACATCATCAAACAACATGGTGTGCGGAAAAGGCTGTCCAGTTTTTTGAGGACAATCAAAACGAGGAGCGGCCATGGTTATTTTCTGTTAATATGTTTGACCCCCATCACCCGTTTGATCCACCGCAGCAATACATGAAACGCTATTTGGAACGGTTAGAAGACATTCCGCTGCCTAATTTTACAGAAGGAGAGCTCGGCAATAAGCCTGTGTACCAACGTACAGATCATGAGGGGGCGTATGGAATGAAAGGACACCTTGCCTCCTCGGAGATGGATGAAAAAGACCACCGAATGCTTCGTGCAGCTTACTGGGCGATGATCGATCTGATTGACGAACAGGTTGGGCGAATGATTGATTCCTTAGAAGAAACAGGGCAATTGGAGAATACCATCATCATTTTCATGTCAGATCACGGGGAATTGCTTGGGGATCATGGCATCTATTTAAAAGGGCCCCATTTTTATGAACCATCTATTAGAGTGCCATTCATTATGTCTTGGCCAGAGAAGATTAGAGGGAATCAGCGAATTGATCGTTTCGTCGAGCTCATTGATTTAGCACCTACATTGTTAGAGGCGGCAGGCGAACCTGTATATGAAGGAATGCAAGGTCAGTCGTTGTGGGATGTGCTCGTTAAAGAGGATGCCGACTATAACTACCGAGATGACGTTTATTGTGAGCATTACAACGCCAATTTTAAACATGGAACCAACGTTGCCTATGCGACAATGTTACGAACCGAAAAATACAAGTTGGTTGTCTATCATGGGGAGACTACCGGAGAATTGTATCATCTGGACGCTGATCCAAATGAAACAATCAACGTCTGGCATCAGCCAGAGCACCAAACGATCAAGTTATCGCTCTATCAACGTTTATGTGATCGAATGGCTCAAACCGCCGATCCGTTGCCGATCAGACAGTCTCCGTGGTGA
- a CDS encoding BlaI/MecI/CopY family transcriptional regulator, translating to MNIAQKLSDTELEVMEVIWEQENPVTSSELLQVFADKGRQWKSQTISTFLSRLVEKQYLRIASRKGRTNSYAPCLSKADYKIREAQDVLNGYYEGSVRNMVSALYDGEKLSDEDIDELKKWLSKK from the coding sequence ATGAACATTGCGCAAAAGTTGTCTGACACAGAATTAGAAGTGATGGAGGTGATCTGGGAGCAGGAAAATCCTGTGACATCAAGCGAGTTATTGCAGGTTTTCGCTGATAAAGGAAGACAGTGGAAGTCACAAACCATCTCTACGTTTTTGTCTAGGTTGGTTGAAAAACAATATCTGAGGATTGCTTCACGGAAAGGACGAACGAACTCGTACGCACCGTGCCTCTCCAAAGCGGATTACAAAATTCGTGAAGCCCAAGATGTTCTTAATGGGTATTACGAAGGGTCGGTCAGAAATATGGTTTCCGCGCTATATGATGGCGAAAAGCTTTCTGATGAGGATATTGATGAGCTGAAAAAATGGCTCTCAAAAAAGTAG
- a CDS encoding M56 family metallopeptidase encodes MNTILDTLFSLSAAGSAVVACMLLLKLASQNIFPAKWRYMIGKMATGFYVVPIAVVVPWLSFTLPSTGESMTRMDQGAVSSSLKASGMTTISIEFSYLIIAVWAAGAVVFLTWQLWCYHRFVKELEAQASPIAVDHELLQQLEEIRHNIGVKRSVSLKQCSSVKSPLLVGFFKPTIVLPSDFSPMDVDMDMILHHELVHLKHNDLWVKLFVLFANAIHWFNPLAYLLRKEIHVWSEFACDEEVVKEMSHAQRIRYGETLLHVIAGRTNAPSQFCATLSGDGKLVKRRLIRMLAMKKLKKKTVALVTTSLIIVGATGTAAAALGSDSTPPVDQSAAEPDNATGFSHEEQLKIAKEDGYFYEDGYFHDGNGNIGVFPIKELPPTDQARVINEDSVPPTDQ; translated from the coding sequence ATGAATACTATTCTTGATACGCTGTTTTCACTGTCTGCTGCTGGAAGTGCTGTCGTAGCTTGCATGTTGCTGCTAAAACTCGCTTCGCAAAACATCTTCCCGGCAAAGTGGCGTTACATGATTGGTAAAATGGCGACCGGGTTTTATGTCGTTCCCATAGCCGTCGTCGTTCCATGGCTATCGTTTACTTTGCCATCTACTGGCGAGTCTATGACTAGAATGGATCAAGGTGCTGTATCTTCTTCACTGAAAGCGTCGGGTATGACGACAATCTCAATAGAATTCAGCTACTTGATTATCGCAGTCTGGGCAGCTGGAGCCGTGGTTTTCCTTACTTGGCAACTATGGTGCTACCACCGTTTTGTCAAGGAGCTCGAAGCACAAGCATCGCCAATTGCGGTAGATCATGAACTGCTGCAACAATTAGAAGAAATCAGACACAACATTGGCGTGAAAAGATCCGTCAGTCTCAAACAATGCTCCAGTGTTAAAAGCCCGCTTCTCGTTGGCTTTTTCAAACCAACAATTGTCCTTCCATCGGATTTCAGCCCTATGGACGTAGACATGGACATGATCCTTCACCACGAGCTTGTCCACCTGAAGCACAACGACTTATGGGTCAAACTGTTTGTCCTTTTCGCCAATGCCATCCATTGGTTTAACCCGTTAGCCTATTTGCTTCGGAAAGAAATCCATGTCTGGAGCGAATTCGCATGTGACGAGGAAGTAGTGAAGGAAATGTCCCACGCTCAGCGTATTCGCTATGGTGAGACTCTTCTCCATGTGATTGCAGGCAGAACGAACGCGCCGAGCCAGTTTTGTGCCACACTTTCCGGTGACGGAAAATTAGTAAAAAGGAGATTGATACGAATGCTCGCTATGAAAAAACTGAAAAAGAAGACGGTCGCTTTGGTAACTACATCACTCATCATTGTTGGTGCCACCGGAACTGCCGCAGCTGCCTTAGGGTCTGACAGCACGCCTCCAGTGGATCAGTCTGCAGCCGAGCCTGACAATGCCACGGGATTTAGTCACGAAGAACAACTGAAAATAGCCAAAGAGGACGGTTACTTTTACGAGGACGGTTACTTCCACGATGGCAATGGGAACATAGGTGTCTTCCCGATCAAAGAACTTCCGCCTACCGATCAGGCGAGAGTAATCAACGAGGACTCTGTTCCTCCAACGGATCAATAA
- a CDS encoding NUDIX hydrolase has product MRERAAVIIIEKEQVALIRRVREGATYYVFPGGGVEAGETTEQAAKRDAFEELGVTVQISSTLTTIESNGNETYYFAQIIEGAFGTGTGKEFTEGRGSYEPVWVELSVLSKLDVRPVDVAEMVKTLV; this is encoded by the coding sequence ATGAGAGAACGAGCGGCGGTTATCATTATCGAGAAAGAACAGGTCGCACTTATTCGACGAGTGAGAGAGGGAGCGACGTATTATGTGTTTCCAGGGGGCGGCGTAGAAGCAGGCGAAACGACAGAACAGGCAGCGAAGCGAGATGCGTTTGAGGAGCTTGGTGTGACCGTTCAAATTAGCAGTACATTAACCACTATTGAATCCAATGGCAATGAAACTTACTATTTTGCGCAAATCATTGAAGGAGCATTTGGAACAGGGACAGGAAAAGAATTTACGGAAGGTAGAGGAAGCTACGAACCTGTTTGGGTGGAGCTTTCCGTGCTAAGTAAGCTCGATGTGAGGCCAGTGGATGTGGCGGAGATGGTAAAGACGTTAGTGTGA